ATCTTGGCAGCGTCGCCCTCGCTGAACGAAGAACGCACGTCATCGTCAATGCCGGAGGCTTTACCGACCCACTCCAGAAGATCCGTGAGGCCACTGTGCCTGCGTAGCGCACCAACCAAGCCCCCTTCATTTTTGCTTTTTTTCGGGCGTGTAGGGATTATCTCCTGTGTTCCCGACTTGATTTTCCCTTGGAGCTTCTGACTGACGGTATAGGTCTTTCTGGTTCGTTCATTATAGCCTGTAACCCGCTCATAGATGTAAATATCGCCATTCGGGCGCCTTTCACGCCGTTCGCCAACGTGAGTTTTTCCAGTTACTGGTTTAGACACGGGGTATTCTCCTTTTTAAAGTGTTTTCCTTATTATACATACGTACACGTTAAAAAGCAAGAAAAAAGCGCGGTTTTTCTAAAAAAAACACAACTTCTCCGGAAAAAACACAACTTTTTTTGAAATAGTGCTCAGGTGGCGATCTTTTTTAGTTAATGTGTGCGCTTTATCCGACTTTCAGGTTACCAAGGCTGAATACATGGCGGATCAGTTTCATTGCTATCAGGGTTCCGCTATAATCTTATGCTATAATTCGTGCATTAACGTCACTTGAACTGGATTGCAAAATGAATTTCACGATAGAGCAGGAACAAGAATCTGATGGGCGTTGGTTGGCGGAAGTTCCCGAGTTACCAGGAGTTCTCGCTTACGGTGCGACATCGCTGGAAGCAATGACCAAGGCGGAGGTTCTTGCCCTTCGCGTTATTGCTGAACGGCTTGAGCATAGTGAAAGTCGCCCCTTTGCCATAAGTATTTCTATTCCGGTTATGGC
The DNA window shown above is from Pelodictyon phaeoclathratiforme BU-1 and carries:
- a CDS encoding type II toxin-antitoxin system HicB family antitoxin, encoding MNFTIEQEQESDGRWLAEVPELPGVLAYGATSLEAMTKAEVLALRVIAERLEHSESRPFAISISIPVMA